In one Deltaproteobacteria bacterium genomic region, the following are encoded:
- the tatC gene encoding twin-arginine translocase subunit TatC, with translation MTFTEHLEELRWCLLRSLIVVLVVSAICYAFSDAIFGFIVAPLRQNLKPGQNLIGTSITEAFFIEIKVALAAGAVFSSPYLFYQIWRFIAPGLSSGEKKLVLPFVLCATGFFLGGAFFCYKIVLPVAFEYFIEQYTTMGVTPALRIGEYFTFFFRMVLAFGGTFELPVFTFFLVRLGIWDHRLMIRSFRYAVVVIFVCAAILTPTPDIVNQSLLALPMLVLYVLSIGVAYVWRKD, from the coding sequence ATGACTTTCACCGAGCACCTGGAGGAGCTCCGTTGGTGCTTGCTGCGTTCGCTGATTGTCGTTTTGGTGGTTTCGGCGATCTGCTATGCATTTTCCGATGCGATTTTCGGTTTTATCGTGGCGCCGCTGCGGCAAAACCTCAAGCCCGGTCAGAATCTGATCGGCACGAGTATCACTGAAGCGTTTTTCATAGAAATCAAAGTGGCGTTGGCGGCCGGCGCGGTCTTTTCCAGTCCCTATCTTTTTTATCAGATTTGGCGATTCATTGCGCCGGGGTTGTCGAGCGGCGAGAAGAAGTTGGTCTTGCCCTTTGTGCTATGTGCCACCGGGTTTTTTCTTGGCGGCGCATTTTTTTGTTACAAGATCGTTTTGCCGGTGGCCTTTGAGTATTTCATCGAGCAATACACCACCATGGGGGTGACGCCGGCGCTGCGCATCGGCGAGTATTTTACGTTTTTCTTTCGCATGGTGTTGGCTTTCGGGGGCACCTTCGAGCTGCCGGTATTCACATTTTTTTTGGTGCGGTTGGGGATCTGGGATCACCGTTTAATGATTCGCTCCTTCCGCTACGCGGTTGTGGTTATTTTCGTATGTGCGGCGATTTTGACACCGACGCCCGATATTGTTAATCAATCGCTGCTGGCCCTGCCGATGTTGGTGCTTTACGTGCTGAGCATCGGGGTCGCGTATGTTTGGCGCAAAGATTAG
- the rpsT gene encoding 30S ribosomal protein S20, producing the protein MFVREAKLLARHPSAIKRHRQSIARRARNIETKSKLRTLMKKARQAIEEKKAEEIPAQVRAVDKALSKAVNKGIIKSNTASRWLSRIARAATR; encoded by the coding sequence ATTTTCGTTCGGGAGGCAAAGCTTTTGGCTCGACATCCATCCGCAATCAAGCGGCACCGGCAAAGCATCGCGCGCCGTGCGCGCAACATCGAAACCAAATCGAAACTTCGCACCTTGATGAAAAAGGCTCGTCAAGCCATCGAAGAGAAGAAGGCCGAGGAGATTCCCGCGCAGGTCCGGGCGGTCGATAAGGCCCTGAGCAAAGCGGTAAACAAGGGTATCATCAAGAGCAATACCGCCTCGCGCTGGCTATCTCGGATTGCCCGAGCCGCCACCCGCTAA